The Streptomyces sp. NBC_01142 genome has a window encoding:
- a CDS encoding FAD-binding oxidoreductase — protein sequence MDMLWSGWGDPAKAAPLPDTVIGLLRDLLGVTPNESGPAHIDSIAAPDSPLTGEARQALIDCLGDAAHVRIDAEARIRHTRGKSTPDLLRIRAGEVDDIPAAVALPGSHDEVLAVLRVCAEHGVSAVPFGGGTSVVGGLTPESKRCFIALDLRRMDSLIALDEVSRTAVVQPGLRAPECEALLNEQGFTLGHFPQSYEWASIGGFAAARSSGQASAGYGRFDEMVLGLTVATPEGTLELGRAPRSAAGPDLRQLVLGSEGALGVITSVTVRLRPMPQTRVYEGWRFSSFEAGALALRKLAQDGPQPTVLRLSDETETFVGLAQPDAIGGPDAPQEAGCMAIAGYEGTAEDTADRRARAREVLLACGGEFLGEEPGTRWAHGRYNAPYLRDALLDAGAFAETLETATFWSGLPALYDAVRQALTTTLADAGTPPLVMCHISHVYENGASLYFTVVSAQGDDPLAHWAPAKRAANDAILSAGGTISHHHGVGTDHRDWYTREIGPVGVRILQAVKNEIDPAGVLNPGVLIPVR from the coding sequence GTGGACATGTTGTGGAGCGGCTGGGGAGACCCGGCCAAGGCAGCCCCGCTGCCCGACACAGTGATCGGCCTGCTGCGTGACCTGCTCGGCGTCACTCCGAACGAGAGCGGCCCCGCGCACATCGACAGCATCGCCGCCCCGGACTCGCCCCTCACCGGCGAGGCCCGTCAGGCGCTGATCGACTGCCTGGGTGACGCTGCGCACGTGCGCATCGACGCCGAGGCACGTATCCGGCACACCCGGGGCAAGTCCACCCCCGACCTGCTGCGCATCCGCGCCGGCGAGGTCGACGACATCCCGGCAGCCGTCGCGCTGCCGGGCAGCCACGACGAGGTCCTGGCGGTCCTGCGAGTCTGTGCCGAACACGGCGTGTCCGCCGTACCGTTCGGAGGCGGGACCTCCGTCGTCGGCGGACTGACCCCTGAGTCGAAGCGCTGCTTCATCGCGCTGGACCTGCGCCGGATGGACAGCCTCATCGCCCTCGACGAGGTCTCCCGCACCGCTGTGGTGCAACCCGGGCTGCGCGCACCCGAGTGCGAGGCGCTCCTCAACGAGCAGGGGTTCACCCTGGGCCATTTCCCGCAGTCGTACGAGTGGGCCTCGATCGGTGGGTTCGCCGCCGCGCGTTCCAGCGGCCAGGCATCGGCGGGATACGGCCGATTCGACGAGATGGTGCTGGGCCTCACCGTGGCCACCCCCGAGGGCACCCTGGAACTGGGGCGCGCGCCCCGGTCCGCGGCCGGCCCGGATCTTCGCCAGCTGGTCCTCGGCTCCGAGGGCGCGCTGGGTGTCATCACATCGGTGACCGTGCGGCTCCGGCCCATGCCGCAGACCAGGGTCTACGAGGGCTGGCGTTTCTCGTCCTTCGAGGCGGGCGCGCTGGCACTGCGCAAGCTCGCCCAGGACGGTCCGCAGCCGACCGTGCTACGGCTGTCGGACGAGACGGAGACCTTCGTCGGCCTCGCGCAGCCGGACGCCATCGGAGGGCCCGACGCCCCGCAGGAGGCCGGCTGCATGGCCATTGCGGGCTATGAGGGCACCGCCGAGGACACTGCGGACCGGCGAGCCCGTGCCCGGGAGGTGCTGCTTGCCTGCGGCGGTGAATTCCTCGGCGAAGAACCGGGCACCCGGTGGGCCCACGGCCGCTACAACGCCCCGTATCTGCGCGACGCGCTGCTGGACGCCGGAGCGTTCGCCGAGACCCTGGAGACCGCGACCTTCTGGTCCGGCCTGCCGGCTCTGTACGACGCCGTGCGCCAGGCACTCACCACGACCCTGGCCGACGCAGGCACTCCACCCCTGGTGATGTGCCACATCTCCCACGTGTACGAGAACGGCGCGTCCCTGTACTTCACCGTGGTCTCGGCACAGGGAGACGATCCGCTCGCCCACTGGGCCCCGGCAAAGCGCGCCGCCAACGACGCGATCCTTTCGGCCGGCGGCACCATCAGCCACCATCACGGTGTGGGCACCGACCACCGCGACTGGTACACGCGGGAGATCGGCCCTGTCGGCGTCCGTATCCTGCAGGCCGTCAAGAACGAAATCGACCCGGCCGGGGTACTCAACCCCGGCGTTCTCATCCCCGTCCGCTGA
- a CDS encoding helix-turn-helix transcriptional regulator, which yields MVKPTRVTNAIRALRFTHGEMTQADLAERIGVSRQTVIAIEQGRYSPSLEMAFQIAKVFKVPLDTVFQYPDSEGKTP from the coding sequence ATGGTGAAGCCCACCAGGGTCACGAACGCGATCCGGGCACTCCGGTTCACGCACGGAGAGATGACACAAGCGGATCTGGCCGAGCGAATCGGCGTATCACGTCAGACCGTCATTGCCATCGAGCAAGGCAGGTATTCGCCTTCCCTCGAAATGGCATTTCAGATCGCCAAGGTGTTCAAGGTCCCGCTCGACACTGTGTTCCAGTACCCGGACAGCGAAGGAAAGACACCATGA
- a CDS encoding DUF1269 domain-containing protein — MSELIVIGYDDPSVASDAFKAVQELQKGHVVDLTGLAVVSVDKNGEIHVDTPGRSEKVAVSATAGALWGMVFGILVLLPGIGVVGAAVGGLIGKLSQMGVDDKFRAKVQNLLKPGSSAVVIMASKITEDKFAAEMQRYGGTLLKTSLTEQDEQELSEQLAGTQ, encoded by the coding sequence ATGTCCGAACTCATCGTCATCGGCTACGACGACCCATCAGTCGCGAGCGACGCCTTCAAGGCGGTTCAGGAGCTGCAGAAGGGCCACGTGGTCGACCTCACCGGACTCGCCGTCGTCTCGGTGGACAAAAACGGCGAGATCCACGTCGACACCCCCGGCAGGAGCGAGAAAGTGGCCGTGTCGGCCACCGCCGGCGCCCTGTGGGGCATGGTCTTCGGGATCCTCGTACTCCTCCCCGGAATCGGCGTGGTGGGCGCCGCTGTCGGGGGGCTCATCGGCAAGCTGAGCCAGATGGGGGTCGACGACAAATTCCGGGCGAAGGTCCAGAACCTCCTCAAGCCCGGCTCCTCAGCCGTCGTGATCATGGCGTCGAAGATCACCGAAGACAAGTTCGCTGCTGAGATGCAGCGCTACGGCGGAACCCTCCTCAAGACCTCACTCACGGAGCAGGACGAGCAGGAGCTCTCGGAGCAGCTCGCCGGCACCCAGTAG
- a CDS encoding regulator codes for MIRIHLTAADFARVRFASGAAPLQELNAALLKMCRPDDGLLFGRWRRRLLQSLPAAVGPLRDLVPADVAPNFIDVISDSLKEGLDTVRASPPDLVRSEIERVYAQRTPPVPPWIRDLHRGDADAW; via the coding sequence GTGATCCGGATCCATTTGACGGCCGCGGACTTCGCGCGGGTCCGGTTCGCGTCCGGGGCGGCCCCGTTGCAGGAGCTGAACGCGGCCCTCCTGAAAATGTGCCGTCCGGACGACGGACTGCTCTTCGGCCGCTGGAGACGACGGTTGCTCCAGTCCTTGCCGGCCGCCGTCGGGCCGCTGAGGGACCTGGTCCCCGCGGACGTGGCCCCCAACTTCATCGACGTGATCAGCGACAGTCTCAAGGAGGGACTGGACACCGTCCGGGCTTCGCCCCCGGACCTGGTCCGCTCCGAAATCGAGCGAGTGTACGCCCAGCGCACGCCCCCGGTTCCGCCGTGGATCCGCGACCTGCACCGAGGTGACGCCGACGCCTGGTAG
- a CDS encoding TetR/AcrR family transcriptional regulator, giving the protein MTPIRHNRSDGDAVLDAARDCVLAVGVRRTTLTDVARRAGVSRMTLYRRWPDVRTLVGDVMTREWIALAVSTMPGEEPGVSTLARLVNGMVAGVTAFRAHPLFRKIIDVDPELLLPYVLDHRGTSQDALLGLITGALREGHADGSVRRMNPDLQARSLLLVAQSFTLSLRTMTDETDPELNEAAFLEELRNLLERTLTP; this is encoded by the coding sequence ATGACGCCCATTCGTCACAACCGTTCGGACGGAGATGCCGTCCTTGATGCGGCACGCGACTGTGTCCTGGCTGTCGGCGTACGCCGCACCACCCTGACCGACGTGGCCCGGCGCGCCGGCGTGTCCCGCATGACGCTCTACCGCCGATGGCCGGACGTACGGACCCTGGTCGGCGACGTGATGACCCGGGAATGGATCGCGCTCGCTGTCAGCACGATGCCCGGCGAGGAGCCGGGTGTCTCCACGCTGGCCCGGCTCGTCAACGGAATGGTCGCCGGAGTCACCGCCTTCCGCGCCCATCCCCTCTTCCGCAAGATCATCGACGTGGACCCCGAGCTGCTTCTGCCCTACGTGCTCGACCACCGGGGCACCAGTCAGGACGCGCTGCTGGGCCTCATCACCGGTGCCCTGCGGGAGGGCCACGCCGACGGGTCCGTCCGCCGGATGAACCCCGACCTTCAGGCCCGCTCGCTGCTGCTCGTCGCGCAGTCCTTCACGCTCTCGCTGCGCACGATGACCGACGAAACCGACCCTGAACTCAACGAAGCGGCCTTCCTCGAAGAGCTGCGGAACCTTCTGGAGAGGACCCTTACGCCATGA
- a CDS encoding winged helix-turn-helix domain-containing protein: MQDLHQTEFTRHALAVAEHGVGAALAALLPSTRLHEGVWQFEASGERDIKLRGHGVVLLPTFHWTGHPLISHLPDRPLVLTYPAGPGLPLSLPPTGTGGTDDALAGVLGRTRVGILLLLAEEHTTSELARRLGVSNATVSAHTAALRGAGMITTVRAGRAVLHRRTALGSLLVRRRSGTRSANG, from the coding sequence GTGCAGGACCTGCACCAGACGGAGTTCACCCGCCATGCCCTGGCCGTGGCTGAGCACGGTGTCGGCGCCGCACTCGCCGCACTCCTCCCCAGCACCCGACTGCACGAAGGGGTCTGGCAGTTCGAGGCGTCGGGTGAGCGGGACATCAAACTGCGCGGCCACGGCGTGGTGCTACTGCCCACCTTCCACTGGACCGGCCATCCCCTCATCTCCCACCTGCCCGACCGCCCCCTGGTCCTGACCTACCCGGCGGGTCCGGGCCTGCCCCTTTCGCTTCCGCCGACCGGGACCGGTGGAACGGACGATGCGCTGGCCGGGGTGCTCGGGCGAACCCGCGTCGGCATACTGCTCCTGCTCGCGGAGGAACACACCACCAGCGAGCTCGCACGGCGGCTGGGCGTCAGCAATGCCACCGTTTCCGCCCACACCGCCGCGCTGCGCGGCGCAGGCATGATCACCACGGTCCGCGCGGGACGGGCGGTTCTGCACCGGCGCACTGCTCTGGGGAGCCTGCTGGTTCGGCGACGCAGTGGAACGCGGAGCGCGAACGGCTGA
- a CDS encoding YkvA family protein codes for MSTELTVALIVAAIAVLAMLAVTLVLVVKVARARAVLREAGVPLKNKAVFWGALVYAICPVDLIPDPVYLDDIGVLLLALRALHSAANAGPGPLTSAARGQRSHEKLLSGAGSDERN; via the coding sequence ATGAGTACCGAACTGACGGTCGCTCTGATCGTCGCCGCGATCGCGGTCCTGGCGATGCTGGCGGTGACCCTCGTGCTGGTCGTCAAGGTGGCACGGGCCCGTGCGGTACTGCGCGAGGCCGGAGTGCCACTGAAGAACAAGGCGGTCTTCTGGGGTGCGCTCGTCTATGCCATCTGCCCTGTCGACCTGATTCCCGACCCCGTCTACCTCGATGACATCGGTGTGCTGCTGCTGGCCCTGCGTGCTCTGCACTCGGCGGCGAACGCGGGCCCCGGCCCCCTCACGAGCGCCGCCCGCGGACAGCGGTCCCACGAGAAACTGCTGTCGGGCGCCGGGAGTGACGAGCGGAACTGA
- a CDS encoding antibiotic biosynthesis monooxygenase, with the protein MSTDTGFYSIIDYTVDGPATQAELVDVFANLQEQWVRFYPGYRSARFHVSTDGTRVYNIVHWADEADYRNFVETSDTEGRMAAIQKAVDGLAGRAEPRMSGVPTYTVVREVGPGPQQPAG; encoded by the coding sequence ATGAGCACCGACACCGGCTTCTACTCGATCATCGACTACACCGTCGACGGTCCCGCCACCCAGGCCGAGCTCGTGGACGTGTTCGCCAACCTCCAGGAACAGTGGGTGCGTTTCTATCCCGGCTACCGATCGGCCCGCTTCCATGTGAGCACCGATGGGACCCGGGTGTACAACATCGTCCACTGGGCGGACGAGGCGGACTATCGCAACTTCGTCGAGACGTCCGACACCGAGGGGCGGATGGCCGCCATCCAGAAGGCGGTTGACGGGCTGGCCGGCAGGGCCGAGCCACGCATGAGCGGAGTCCCCACCTACACGGTCGTACGCGAAGTCGGCCCGGGACCGCAGCAGCCCGCCGGCTGA
- a CDS encoding diacylglycerol kinase family protein — translation MRDFTAIVNPTAGGSSGTAALLPLARLLREAGAQLDTQYSRSLEHARELAQQAGERGHVVLAVGGDGIAGCVGGALSGTDTVFGIVPAGRGNDFARALGLPAEAPALAEVLLNGSPRAIDTIQVESAVHDRTCVLGSVYAGVDAVANQYANTARFLRGAASYYAGGARAVLTWRPVDYRITVDGVQHERRGYTVVAANSRFYGFGRQIAPGAELDDGLLDVVVIRHAPKRLFFAIMNELKTGAHLGRPEVEILRGKEVRIEADRDIPYGADGEIEATLPVTVRVQPGALTMLC, via the coding sequence ATGCGAGATTTCACCGCCATCGTCAACCCCACCGCAGGGGGTTCCAGCGGTACGGCGGCCCTGCTTCCGCTGGCCCGCCTCCTACGGGAGGCCGGGGCACAGCTCGACACCCAGTACAGCCGCAGCCTGGAGCACGCGCGGGAGCTGGCGCAGCAGGCCGGTGAGCGCGGACACGTCGTGCTCGCCGTGGGCGGCGACGGGATCGCCGGCTGTGTCGGCGGGGCGCTGAGCGGCACCGACACCGTGTTCGGCATCGTCCCGGCCGGCCGCGGCAACGACTTCGCCCGCGCGCTCGGGCTGCCGGCCGAGGCACCGGCGCTGGCCGAAGTGCTGCTCAACGGCTCGCCGCGGGCGATCGACACCATCCAGGTCGAATCCGCTGTGCACGACCGGACGTGTGTGCTCGGCAGTGTGTACGCGGGCGTCGACGCGGTGGCCAACCAGTACGCCAACACGGCCCGGTTTCTGAGGGGTGCCGCCTCGTACTACGCGGGCGGCGCCCGCGCGGTGCTGACCTGGCGGCCGGTCGACTACCGCATCACCGTGGACGGAGTGCAGCACGAACGGCGCGGCTACACGGTCGTGGCCGCCAACTCCCGCTTCTACGGGTTCGGCCGTCAAATCGCCCCCGGCGCAGAGCTCGACGACGGCCTGCTGGACGTGGTCGTCATCCGGCACGCCCCCAAGCGGCTGTTTTTCGCGATCATGAACGAGCTCAAAACAGGGGCGCACCTGGGGCGACCGGAAGTGGAGATCCTGCGGGGAAAGGAGGTTCGCATCGAGGCCGATCGCGATATCCCCTACGGCGCGGACGGCGAGATCGAGGCGACCCTCCCCGTAACGGTAAGGGTGCAGCCTGGGGCACTCACCATGCTCTGCTGA
- a CDS encoding NAD(P)-dependent alcohol dehydrogenase, with protein MKAIVQEKYGSPDDLELKEIDKPVVGDDDVLVRVHAAGLDQGVWHLVTGLPYLLRIMGFGLRRPKTRVPGLDVAGRVEAVGRNVTRFQPGDEVFGTCAGSYAEYACARQDKFAPKPTNVTFEQAAAVPSSAFAALQGLRRSAQVQAGQKVLVIGAGGGVGTFAVQLAKEFGANVTGVCSTKKTELVRSIGADDVIDYTREDFANRPHRYDLILDAAGGRSLSHLRRALEPRGTLVIVGSETGGRWMRGVDRALRAAMLSPFVNHTLRMLVSTERTEDLQLLGELIEAGKLTPIVDRTFSLSEVPKAIQYLTDGHARGKVVITL; from the coding sequence ATGAAGGCAATAGTCCAGGAGAAGTACGGGTCGCCCGATGACCTGGAACTCAAGGAGATCGACAAGCCGGTGGTCGGCGATGACGACGTGCTCGTACGCGTTCACGCCGCCGGCCTCGACCAGGGCGTCTGGCACCTCGTCACCGGCCTGCCGTACCTGCTTCGCATCATGGGGTTCGGGCTGCGCAGACCCAAAACCCGCGTTCCGGGTCTGGACGTCGCAGGGCGCGTCGAGGCAGTGGGCCGGAACGTGACCCGGTTCCAGCCCGGTGACGAGGTGTTCGGCACCTGCGCGGGCTCCTACGCCGAGTACGCCTGCGCGCGCCAGGACAAGTTCGCGCCCAAGCCGACGAACGTCACCTTCGAGCAGGCGGCGGCAGTCCCCAGCTCCGCTTTCGCCGCCCTCCAGGGTCTTCGCCGCAGCGCACAGGTCCAGGCAGGGCAGAAGGTGCTGGTCATCGGTGCGGGCGGAGGCGTCGGGACGTTCGCGGTGCAGCTGGCCAAGGAGTTCGGAGCGAACGTCACCGGTGTGTGCAGCACGAAGAAGACGGAACTGGTCCGCTCGATCGGCGCCGACGACGTCATCGACTACACACGCGAGGACTTCGCGAACAGGCCGCACCGCTACGACCTGATCCTCGACGCCGCGGGTGGTCGTTCGCTGTCACACCTCCGGCGTGCTCTCGAACCCCGGGGAACTCTCGTCATCGTGGGATCCGAAACGGGAGGACGGTGGATGCGGGGCGTGGACCGCGCGCTCCGGGCGGCGATGCTGTCACCGTTCGTGAATCACACACTGCGGATGCTGGTGTCCACGGAGCGCACGGAGGACCTCCAGTTGCTGGGGGAACTGATCGAGGCCGGCAAGCTCACTCCGATCGTCGACAGGACCTTCTCGCTGAGTGAGGTTCCCAAGGCCATTCAGTACCTGACGGACGGCCACGCCCGCGGCAAGGTCGTCATCACGCTGTGA